Proteins encoded in a region of the Halioglobus maricola genome:
- the queA gene encoding tRNA preQ1(34) S-adenosylmethionine ribosyltransferase-isomerase QueA, with protein MLRSDFHFELPEELIAQYPLSERSASRLLCLDGASGAIVHRQFSDLLDLLQPGDLLVFNDTRVIPARLWGQKETGGKLEILVERLTGTHTALAHIRCSKSPKPGTRIQLSAEPGAEPCGLELEVTGRDDALFVISSEGGPALSEIMNEVGHMPLPPYIERSDEASDQERYQTVFAAREGAVAAPTAGLHFTEALLAKAAAKGVQSCTVTLHVGAGTFQPVRADNILDHKMHSEYIEVNEAACEAVRAARARGGRVVAVGTTAVRSLESASVSGQIEPFTGDTDIFIYPGYDFRSVDAVITNFHLPESTLLMLVSAFASREHIMAAYAEAVAQRYRFFSYGDAMFITAGKQQESA; from the coding sequence ATGTTACGCAGCGATTTTCATTTCGAGCTCCCCGAGGAGCTGATAGCCCAGTACCCGCTTTCTGAGCGCAGTGCCAGCCGTCTGCTGTGCCTGGACGGAGCCAGTGGCGCGATCGTGCACCGCCAGTTCAGCGACCTGCTTGACTTACTCCAGCCCGGCGATTTGCTGGTATTTAATGACACTCGCGTTATCCCTGCACGCCTCTGGGGTCAGAAGGAAACGGGCGGCAAACTGGAAATTCTGGTGGAGCGCCTCACCGGCACCCACACGGCGCTGGCCCATATTCGCTGCAGTAAGTCGCCCAAGCCGGGCACCCGTATTCAGCTCTCGGCAGAGCCCGGCGCGGAGCCCTGTGGTCTGGAGCTCGAGGTGACCGGGCGTGACGATGCCCTGTTTGTGATTTCCAGTGAGGGCGGTCCCGCGCTGTCTGAAATCATGAACGAGGTGGGGCATATGCCATTGCCGCCGTATATTGAGCGCAGTGACGAGGCTTCCGACCAGGAGCGCTACCAAACCGTATTTGCCGCCCGGGAGGGCGCTGTGGCCGCGCCTACCGCGGGCTTGCACTTCACCGAAGCCCTGCTGGCAAAGGCGGCGGCAAAGGGCGTGCAAAGCTGCACAGTGACCCTGCATGTTGGCGCGGGTACGTTCCAGCCGGTGCGGGCGGACAATATCCTGGATCACAAGATGCACTCGGAGTACATCGAGGTGAATGAGGCTGCCTGCGAAGCGGTGCGAGCAGCGCGCGCAAGAGGCGGGCGAGTGGTCGCAGTAGGCACGACTGCCGTGCGCTCGCTGGAGTCTGCAAGCGTCTCTGGTCAGATTGAGCCGTTTACTGGCGATACTGATATTTTCATTTACCCCGGCTACGACTTTCGCAGTGTCGACGCTGTGATCACCAACTTTCATCTTCCGGAATCCACACTGCTAATGCTGGTGAGTGCCTTCGCAAGCCGGGAGCATATAATGGCGGCCTACGCCGAGGCTGTGGCGCAGCGCTATCGCTTCTTCAGCTATGGCGACGCCATGTTTATCACTGCAGGGAAACAACAGGAATCCGCATGA
- the trmD gene encoding tRNA (guanosine(37)-N1)-methyltransferase TrmD, protein MHIALVSLFPEMFEAVTGHGVTGRAVTQGLVQISHSNPRDYTTDKHRTVDDRPYGGGPGMLMKIDPLQQAIAAAREATGDSARVIYLSPQGQRLDHGKAVALSQEKALILVAGRYEGVDERLIEAEVDEEVSIGDYVLSGGELAAMVVIDAVTRHLPGVLGHELSAQEDSYADGLLDCPHYTRPEEYQGKPVPEVLLSGNHALIRRWRLKQALGRTYERRPDLLEGRASTAEEEELLAEYLRERE, encoded by the coding sequence TTGCATATAGCACTGGTTAGCCTGTTCCCGGAAATGTTTGAAGCTGTCACGGGCCACGGTGTCACGGGCAGGGCGGTGACGCAGGGGCTGGTGCAGATCAGCCACAGCAATCCGCGGGATTACACCACCGATAAACACCGCACGGTGGACGACAGACCCTACGGCGGCGGCCCGGGTATGTTGATGAAGATAGACCCCCTGCAGCAGGCGATAGCCGCTGCGCGGGAAGCGACGGGAGACAGTGCCAGAGTGATCTACCTGTCGCCCCAGGGGCAGCGCCTGGACCACGGCAAAGCTGTGGCACTCTCCCAGGAGAAAGCGCTGATCCTGGTCGCCGGCCGTTACGAGGGCGTGGATGAACGCCTGATCGAAGCGGAAGTGGATGAAGAAGTATCCATCGGTGATTATGTATTAAGCGGTGGCGAGCTCGCCGCCATGGTGGTCATCGACGCGGTGACACGCCACTTGCCCGGTGTGTTGGGGCACGAGCTGTCAGCTCAGGAGGATTCCTATGCAGACGGTTTGTTGGATTGCCCACACTACACCCGGCCCGAAGAGTACCAGGGTAAGCCGGTACCGGAAGTATTACTCAGCGGCAATCACGCGTTGATTCGCCGCTGGCGCCTGAAGCAGGCACTGGGCAGGACGTATGAACGTCGTCCGGATTTGCTCGAAGGCAGGGCCAGCACGGCCGAGGAAGAAGAATTGTTGGCGGAGTATCTCCGCGAACGGGAATGA
- a CDS encoding cytochrome C assembly family protein, which yields MPITALALLAALLYLAATGLHLLHIFQRREGLSGAVLGLGLVAMLAHAVVAWGSINGPDGVSLGFYKISALIFLVINITCALLMLRRPLQSLLVFLFPLSAMSMLVSTFAPDTSALSSDLSSGMLLHISTSILAYAIFTLAAAQAALVAVQDYQLRHRRTQGIVQLLPPLQLMETMLFELLFVGVLLLTAAIVSGFIFVDDLFAQSLVHKTVLTIVAWLLFTTLLWGHHQLGWRAQTAVRLTLAGFVMLMLAFFGSKLVLELVLQRG from the coding sequence ATGCCCATCACTGCTCTCGCCCTGCTCGCCGCACTGCTGTATCTGGCCGCCACTGGCCTGCATTTGCTGCACATCTTCCAGCGCCGCGAAGGCCTCAGCGGAGCCGTGCTGGGCCTTGGCCTGGTCGCAATGCTGGCCCATGCAGTGGTTGCCTGGGGGAGCATCAATGGCCCGGACGGTGTCAGTCTGGGCTTCTACAAGATCTCGGCCCTTATCTTTCTGGTCATCAACATCACCTGTGCACTCTTGATGCTGCGCCGGCCGCTGCAGAGCCTGCTGGTCTTTCTGTTTCCGCTATCGGCCATGTCAATGCTGGTTTCTACCTTTGCCCCCGATACCAGCGCACTGTCCTCTGACCTTTCCAGCGGCATGCTGCTCCACATAAGCACGTCCATTCTGGCGTACGCCATATTCACCCTGGCAGCGGCCCAGGCGGCCCTGGTAGCCGTGCAGGACTACCAGCTCCGGCACCGCCGCACTCAAGGTATTGTGCAGTTGCTGCCACCCCTGCAGTTGATGGAAACCATGCTGTTCGAGCTGCTCTTCGTAGGCGTGTTGTTGCTCACAGCCGCGATCGTCTCCGGTTTCATTTTTGTAGACGACCTGTTCGCCCAGTCGCTGGTGCACAAAACAGTGCTGACTATTGTTGCCTGGCTGCTTTTCACCACCTTGCTATGGGGTCACCACCAACTGGGTTGGCGGGCACAGACCGCCGTGCGCCTGACGCTAGCAGGCTTCGTCATGCTGATGCTCGCCTTCTTCGGTTCGAAACTGGTCCTGGAGCTGGTGTTGCAGCGAGGCTAG
- a CDS encoding DUF1289 domain-containing protein, with protein sequence MNNKEPQSPCVSICVLDDGDICAGCYRSAREITDWAMLDADGKRAVLIKANERREEMSGGIKLL encoded by the coding sequence GTGAACAATAAAGAACCACAATCCCCCTGTGTCTCTATTTGTGTGCTGGATGATGGCGATATCTGCGCGGGCTGCTATCGCAGTGCGAGGGAAATTACTGACTGGGCAATGTTGGACGCTGACGGCAAGCGCGCCGTTCTGATAAAAGCCAATGAGCGCCGCGAGGAGATGTCCGGCGGGATCAAGCTGCTCTAG
- the rplS gene encoding 50S ribosomal protein L19 has protein sequence MSTNKIISQLEAEQMQKELPEFSPGDTVVVQVKVKEGSRERLQAFEGVVIAKRNRALNSAFTVRKISHGVGVERTFQTYSPLVDSIEVKRRGDVRQAKLYYLRELSGKAARIKEKLS, from the coding sequence ATGAGCACCAACAAGATCATTTCTCAGCTTGAAGCTGAACAGATGCAGAAAGAGCTGCCAGAATTTTCCCCGGGTGACACCGTGGTAGTTCAGGTAAAAGTAAAGGAAGGTAGCCGCGAGCGTCTGCAGGCCTTCGAAGGTGTTGTTATCGCCAAGCGTAACCGTGCCCTGAACTCTGCTTTCACTGTTCGCAAGATCTCCCACGGCGTAGGCGTAGAGCGTACTTTCCAGACTTACAGCCCTCTGGTAGACAGCATTGAAGTCAAGCGTCGTGGCGACGTTCGCCAGGCCAAGCTGTACTACTTGCGTGAGCTGTCTGGTAAGGCTGCTCGCATCAAGGAAAAGCTGTCCTAA
- the rimM gene encoding ribosome maturation factor RimM (Essential for efficient processing of 16S rRNA) translates to MSDPGANALTAGKITGPYGVKGWVKIHSFTDPEENLFRFGAWQLERRGSLETVEFDEWKRHGKGMVAHIAGVDDRTVAESFKGLQIVVEANSLPSLEEGDFYWHQLQGLQVWGREPRATTDEPDKDRVLLGTVDYLIETGANDVLVVKASESSIDDRERLIPYLPGDVVSRVSLEQGVVEVDWYLEE, encoded by the coding sequence ATGAGTGACCCCGGCGCCAATGCGCTAACGGCCGGTAAGATTACCGGCCCGTACGGCGTGAAGGGCTGGGTGAAAATTCACTCGTTTACCGATCCCGAGGAAAATCTCTTCAGGTTCGGTGCCTGGCAGCTCGAGCGTCGCGGCTCACTGGAAACAGTTGAGTTCGACGAGTGGAAGCGTCATGGCAAGGGCATGGTTGCCCATATCGCCGGGGTCGATGACCGCACCGTGGCGGAGTCCTTCAAGGGACTGCAAATTGTGGTGGAGGCCAATAGCCTCCCCAGCCTGGAAGAGGGCGACTTCTACTGGCACCAGCTGCAGGGTTTGCAGGTTTGGGGTCGGGAGCCGCGCGCTACCACGGATGAGCCCGATAAGGATCGCGTGCTACTTGGCACCGTCGATTACCTTATCGAAACCGGCGCCAATGATGTGCTGGTAGTCAAGGCCAGCGAAAGCAGCATTGACGACAGGGAGCGGCTCATTCCCTATCTGCCCGGAGATGTGGTCAGCCGGGTAAGCCTGGAACAGGGCGTTGTCGAGGTCGATTGGTACCTCGAGGAATAG
- a CDS encoding NGG1p interacting factor NIF3, protein MYKLAFYVPESHLESVKAAAFAAGAGRIGDYDHCCWQVLGEGQFRPLQGANPFIGEQGAVEKVAEYRVEMVCADDCARAAVEAMVAAHPYEEPAWDLIAMAELPA, encoded by the coding sequence GTGTACAAGCTCGCGTTTTATGTGCCTGAATCGCATCTGGAATCTGTTAAAGCCGCTGCTTTTGCTGCCGGCGCCGGGCGCATCGGCGATTACGATCACTGTTGCTGGCAGGTGCTGGGTGAAGGTCAGTTCAGGCCTTTGCAGGGTGCGAACCCCTTTATTGGTGAGCAGGGAGCCGTAGAGAAGGTCGCCGAGTATCGGGTCGAAATGGTATGTGCAGATGACTGCGCTCGTGCTGCGGTCGAGGCAATGGTCGCAGCCCATCCCTATGAAGAGCCCGCGTGGGATCTGATTGCAATGGCGGAGTTGCCGGCGTGA
- the rpsP gene encoding 30S ribosomal protein S16, which yields MVTIRLARGGSKKRPFYHMTVTDSRNARNGRFIERVGFFNPIARGQEERLRVDADRIAYWQGQGAQLSERVAKLVKDAAAADTAVAA from the coding sequence ATGGTTACTATTCGTCTTGCACGTGGCGGCTCTAAAAAACGCCCTTTCTACCACATGACCGTGACTGACAGCCGCAATGCGCGCAACGGTCGCTTCATCGAGCGTGTTGGCTTCTTCAACCCTATCGCCCGTGGCCAGGAAGAGCGCCTGCGCGTCGACGCCGACCGTATCGCATACTGGCAGGGTCAGGGCGCACAGCTCTCTGAGCGCGTAGCCAAGCTGGTTAAGGACGCTGCTGCGGCGGACACTGCTGTAGCGGCTTGA
- a CDS encoding gamma carbonic anhydrase family protein, whose amino-acid sequence MKYRLGDKQVQLRGDGHFIAPNAAVIGDVTLEDKASVWFSCVLRGDADRIEVGARTNIQDGTVIHADPGFPAIIGADVTVGHNAMIHGCTIGDGTLVGINAVVLNGAKIGKGCLIGANALVTEGSDIPDGSMVLGSPAKIVRQLDEETQLMLRHNADHYVGNAQRFSETLEEQA is encoded by the coding sequence ATGAAATACCGTCTTGGCGACAAGCAAGTACAACTGCGTGGCGATGGGCATTTTATCGCCCCTAATGCCGCTGTGATCGGCGACGTAACCCTGGAGGACAAGGCCAGCGTGTGGTTCAGTTGCGTTTTGCGCGGCGATGCTGACCGCATTGAGGTCGGTGCCCGCACGAATATACAGGACGGCACTGTGATTCACGCCGACCCGGGCTTTCCCGCGATCATTGGCGCGGATGTGACGGTGGGGCACAACGCCATGATTCACGGCTGCACGATTGGCGACGGCACCCTGGTGGGTATCAATGCGGTGGTGCTCAATGGGGCGAAGATTGGCAAGGGCTGCTTGATCGGCGCCAACGCTCTGGTGACCGAGGGCAGTGATATCCCCGACGGCTCCATGGTGTTGGGTTCACCGGCAAAGATAGTGCGCCAGCTGGATGAGGAAACCCAGCTGATGCTGCGCCACAATGCGGACCACTATGTGGGCAATGCCCAGCGCTTCAGCGAAACCCTGGAGGAGCAGGCGTGA
- a CDS encoding NUDIX hydrolase has translation MIAPELARLEAHLPLDGLSWDPQPGRYPEAAVLVPLTDEKEPRVLLGRRGRHLKTHPGEVAFPGGKRENEDASPWVTAKREAYEEVGIVDSQVHPMGELAPMLTRTNFEVHPCIARIPTELDLVVDTREFDSVFYQPLKVFADTSRLQTLELQVDDKTYYTPRFIIDGDEIWGVTAAILAVVASTAYQVPLEMRRGWSTEP, from the coding sequence ATGATCGCTCCGGAACTGGCGCGGCTCGAAGCGCATCTGCCGCTTGACGGCCTGAGCTGGGATCCACAGCCTGGCCGCTATCCCGAAGCAGCGGTACTTGTGCCGTTAACTGATGAGAAAGAGCCACGTGTATTGCTTGGCCGTCGCGGCCGCCACTTGAAAACCCACCCTGGAGAGGTCGCTTTTCCTGGTGGCAAGCGCGAGAATGAAGACGCCTCGCCCTGGGTGACGGCAAAGCGCGAGGCCTATGAAGAGGTCGGCATTGTCGATTCCCAGGTGCACCCGATGGGTGAGCTGGCGCCCATGTTGACCCGAACAAATTTTGAAGTTCATCCGTGCATCGCGCGTATTCCGACCGAGCTTGATCTGGTAGTGGATACCCGCGAATTCGATTCCGTTTTTTACCAGCCCCTCAAGGTTTTCGCTGATACCTCGCGACTTCAGACACTGGAGTTGCAAGTGGATGACAAAACCTACTACACACCGCGATTTATCATCGATGGTGACGAGATATGGGGCGTTACCGCCGCAATCCTTGCCGTGGTGGCCAGTACGGCTTACCAGGTGCCTTTGGAGATGCGCAGAGGTTGGAGTACAGAACCATGA
- a CDS encoding HlyC/CorC family transporter — translation MNEAPLGILFSILAALILLSGFFSSSETGMMSLNRYRLKHLQKNKHRGATRAAKLLERPDRLIGLILIGNNLVNIFASAIATVIAIRLWGDAGIFIATGLLTLVILIFAEITPKTIAALHPEKIAFPASVILLPLLKIVYPIVALVNWFTNGLLHMLGFDPKKQHDEHLSSDELRTIVTDAGQLIPARHRGMLLNILDLEEVRLDDIMVPRNDVYGIDLDDSDEDILRRIQNSSHTRVPVWREDINNIVGMLHMRNISRVIDVHGLDRAALERETEKPYFVPESTPLHTQLLNFQQKKHRLGVVVDEYGEVIGLVALEDILEEIVGEFTSNQSEEDDTIFPQRDGSYIIAGNASIRDVNKSLEWELPTDGPKTLSGLILEILEGFPDANAGLSVGRYQFEILELEDNVVQAVRARILAAPELGED, via the coding sequence TTGAACGAAGCACCGCTGGGTATCCTCTTCTCGATACTCGCTGCACTTATTCTCCTTTCAGGTTTTTTCTCCAGTTCAGAGACCGGCATGATGTCTTTGAACCGTTACCGGCTGAAACACCTGCAGAAGAACAAGCACCGTGGCGCGACGCGCGCGGCAAAATTGCTCGAGCGGCCCGATCGCCTGATCGGGCTGATTTTGATCGGCAACAATCTGGTCAACATATTCGCATCTGCGATCGCCACGGTGATTGCCATTCGGCTCTGGGGCGATGCGGGTATCTTTATTGCCACCGGGCTGCTGACCCTGGTTATCCTGATCTTCGCCGAAATCACACCCAAAACCATTGCAGCACTGCACCCGGAAAAGATCGCCTTTCCCGCGAGCGTGATCCTGCTGCCTCTGCTGAAAATAGTCTATCCGATTGTCGCCCTGGTGAACTGGTTCACCAATGGCCTGCTGCACATGCTGGGCTTCGACCCGAAAAAGCAGCACGACGAGCACCTCTCCTCAGACGAGCTGCGCACCATTGTCACCGACGCCGGCCAGCTGATCCCCGCCCGCCATCGAGGCATGTTACTTAACATTCTGGATCTCGAAGAGGTCAGGCTGGACGACATCATGGTGCCGCGCAACGATGTCTACGGCATCGATCTGGATGACAGTGACGAGGACATTCTGCGCCGCATCCAGAACAGCTCGCACACCCGTGTGCCGGTCTGGCGCGAAGACATCAACAATATTGTCGGCATGCTGCACATGCGCAATATCAGCAGGGTGATCGATGTACACGGCCTGGATAGAGCCGCGCTTGAGAGAGAGACAGAAAAGCCCTATTTCGTACCCGAAAGCACACCGCTACACACCCAGCTACTCAACTTTCAACAAAAGAAACATCGCCTGGGCGTGGTGGTGGACGAATACGGCGAAGTGATTGGCCTGGTGGCGCTGGAAGATATCCTGGAAGAAATTGTCGGCGAATTTACCTCCAACCAGTCGGAAGAGGACGACACCATTTTCCCCCAACGGGACGGTAGTTACATCATTGCCGGCAATGCGAGTATTCGCGATGTGAACAAATCGCTGGAATGGGAACTGCCCACTGATGGCCCGAAAACACTGTCAGGGCTGATACTGGAAATTCTGGAAGGTTTCCCCGACGCCAACGCCGGGCTATCCGTTGGCCGTTATCAGTTTGAGATTCTGGAGCTGGAAGACAACGTGGTGCAGGCCGTAAGGGCGAGAATTCTCGCTGCCCCGGAACTTGGCGAAGACTAG
- the xerD gene encoding site-specific tyrosine recombinase XerD, with protein sequence MTTQLLEHPEIERYIDAMWMEKGLSDNTLSSYRRDLRQFNDWLVKNKESTIIRADRSELQAYLGARLEQGQSQRSTARFMSCARGFYKYLLREGRVQLDPTLDVDSPKLGRPLPKSISEAQVDKLLEAPDLDLPLEFRDRTMLELLYACGLRVTELTSLQVTQVSLNQGVVRVFGKGSKERLVPMGEEALSWLQRYMAGPRGELLKGIPSDVVFPSKRGRQMTRQTFWYRIKIYAQRAGIRQALSPHTLRHAFATHLLNHGADLRVVQMLLGHSDLTTTQIYTHVAKQRMQELHAEHHPRG encoded by the coding sequence ATGACAACGCAGCTGCTGGAACACCCCGAAATCGAACGCTACATCGACGCCATGTGGATGGAGAAGGGGTTGAGCGACAACACCCTAAGTTCGTATCGCCGCGACCTGAGGCAGTTCAACGACTGGCTGGTGAAGAATAAGGAGAGCACTATTATCCGGGCTGACCGGTCTGAGTTGCAGGCCTATCTCGGCGCACGGCTGGAGCAGGGCCAGTCGCAGCGGTCTACCGCGCGGTTTATGTCCTGTGCCCGCGGCTTCTACAAGTATTTACTTCGAGAGGGGCGGGTTCAGCTTGATCCGACGCTCGATGTCGACAGCCCCAAGTTGGGCCGGCCGCTACCCAAATCCATCTCAGAAGCCCAGGTCGACAAACTGCTGGAGGCGCCGGACCTCGATTTACCGCTGGAATTTCGTGACCGGACGATGTTGGAGCTGTTGTACGCCTGCGGTCTGCGGGTGACAGAGCTCACCAGCTTGCAGGTGACACAGGTGAGCCTTAATCAAGGTGTGGTGCGGGTGTTTGGCAAGGGAAGTAAGGAGCGGCTTGTGCCCATGGGTGAAGAGGCATTGAGTTGGTTGCAGCGATATATGGCCGGCCCGCGCGGTGAACTGCTCAAGGGAATTCCGTCGGATGTGGTGTTTCCTAGCAAAAGAGGGCGCCAGATGACTCGCCAGACCTTCTGGTATCGTATTAAAATCTACGCCCAGCGCGCCGGTATTCGCCAGGCACTGTCTCCCCACACGCTGCGCCACGCATTTGCTACCCACCTGCTGAACCATGGTGCGGACTTGCGGGTCGTGCAGATGCTGTTGGGGCACAGCGACCTGACTACTACCCAGATATACACCCACGTGGCCAAACAGCGGATGCAGGAACTGCATGCCGAGCATCATCCACGGGGTTGA
- the tgt gene encoding tRNA guanosine(34) transglycosylase Tgt, whose protein sequence is MSRECHMQFERLGDDGDARRGRLTFPRGSVETPAFMPVGTYGTVKGMLPRDIHDIGAEIILGNTFHLWLRPGTDIIEQHGDLHDFMAWDGPILTDSGGFQVFSLGDMRKITEDGVKFQSPVDGSKVFLDPETSMEIQRKLGSDIVMIFDECTPYPATVDEARDSMELSLRWAERSKRAHGESNAALFGIVQGGMYPDLRVESLKGLTDIGFDGYAIGGLSVGEPKDEMMHVLEAMQPIMPTDKPRYLMGVGTPADLLEGVRRGVDMFDCVMPTRNARNGNLFTSRGQLKLRNARHKTSTLPLDEECSCYTCQNFSRAYLNHLDKCNEILGSQLNTIHNLHYYQQHMKGIRTAIENQSLDEFAANYYDEQARGV, encoded by the coding sequence ATGAGCAGAGAGTGTCACATGCAGTTTGAACGCCTCGGCGATGACGGCGATGCCCGCCGCGGCAGGCTCACGTTCCCTCGCGGCAGTGTCGAAACCCCCGCCTTTATGCCGGTGGGCACCTACGGCACCGTCAAGGGGATGCTGCCTCGTGATATCCACGACATCGGCGCTGAAATCATTCTCGGCAATACGTTCCACCTGTGGCTGCGTCCGGGCACAGATATCATCGAACAGCATGGCGATCTTCACGATTTCATGGCCTGGGATGGCCCGATCCTGACAGACTCCGGTGGCTTCCAGGTCTTTAGCCTGGGGGATATGCGCAAGATCACCGAGGACGGCGTGAAATTCCAGTCGCCTGTAGATGGTTCCAAGGTTTTTCTCGACCCAGAAACATCGATGGAGATCCAGCGCAAGCTGGGCTCGGATATCGTCATGATTTTCGACGAGTGCACGCCTTATCCTGCCACAGTGGATGAGGCGCGCGATTCCATGGAGTTGTCATTGCGCTGGGCAGAGCGCAGCAAGCGCGCCCATGGCGAAAGCAATGCGGCACTGTTCGGTATCGTGCAGGGCGGCATGTACCCAGATCTTCGGGTTGAATCTCTTAAGGGGCTGACCGACATCGGGTTTGATGGCTATGCCATCGGTGGCCTTTCTGTGGGTGAGCCGAAAGACGAGATGATGCATGTACTGGAAGCGATGCAGCCGATTATGCCAACTGATAAGCCCCGCTATCTGATGGGGGTGGGCACCCCGGCCGATCTGCTGGAAGGTGTTCGCCGCGGCGTGGATATGTTCGATTGCGTCATGCCCACCCGCAATGCACGCAATGGCAATCTGTTTACGTCGCGTGGCCAGCTCAAACTGCGCAACGCGCGGCACAAAACCAGTACGCTGCCGCTCGACGAGGAGTGCAGTTGTTATACCTGCCAGAATTTCAGCCGCGCTTATTTGAATCACCTCGACAAGTGCAATGAAATTTTGGGTTCCCAACTGAATACGATTCACAACCTGCACTACTATCAGCAGCATATGAAGGGTATTCGCACAGCGATCGAGAACCAGTCACTGGACGAGTTTGCGGCCAACTACTATGACGAGCAGGCCCGGGGCGTTTAG
- the ffh gene encoding signal recognition particle protein — protein MFQSLSDRLSNSLRTITGKATLTEDNIQDTLREVRMALLEADVALPVVKDFVDSVKQRALGQEVMKSLSPGQAFLKIVQAELEAVMGTANEALNLATQPPAVILMAGLQGAGKTTSAAKLAKHLAEREKKKVTVVSADVYRPAAIKQLETLAAEVGADFFPSDPSQKPVDIANAAMAHARKSFSDVLIVDTAGRLAVDQDMMAEIAELHKAVDPIETLFVVDAMTGQDAANTAKAFGETLPLTGVILTKVDADSRGGAALSVRSVTGKPIKFLGVGEKTDALDPFHPDRLASRILGMGDVMSLIEEAEQKVDKEKAAKLARKVKKGQKFDLEDFRDQLQQMNNMGGITGMLDKLPGMGNMAQMAQQNLDMKQFARMEAMINSMTPGERRKPELIQGGRKRRICKGSGTQVQDLNRLLKQHKQMQKMMKKMKGGGMQKMMRGMGGMMGGPGGGMPPGMGGGMPPGFK, from the coding sequence ATGTTTCAGAGCCTCAGCGATCGCCTGTCCAATAGCCTGCGTACGATTACCGGCAAGGCCACCCTGACCGAAGATAATATCCAGGACACCTTGCGTGAAGTGCGCATGGCCCTGCTGGAAGCGGATGTCGCGCTCCCTGTGGTCAAGGATTTTGTAGATTCCGTGAAGCAGCGCGCCCTCGGCCAGGAGGTGATGAAGAGTCTGAGCCCCGGTCAGGCATTCCTGAAAATTGTCCAGGCCGAACTCGAAGCGGTGATGGGTACTGCCAATGAGGCGCTCAATCTGGCTACCCAGCCTCCCGCCGTTATTCTGATGGCAGGTCTGCAGGGCGCGGGTAAGACTACGTCCGCTGCCAAGCTCGCGAAACACCTCGCCGAGCGGGAGAAGAAAAAGGTGACTGTGGTTTCCGCTGACGTGTATCGCCCGGCCGCGATCAAGCAGCTTGAAACCCTGGCCGCCGAAGTGGGTGCCGATTTCTTCCCCTCGGACCCGTCACAGAAGCCAGTGGACATCGCCAATGCGGCCATGGCCCATGCGCGCAAGTCCTTTTCGGATGTGCTGATCGTCGATACGGCCGGCCGCCTTGCGGTAGATCAGGACATGATGGCAGAGATCGCCGAGTTGCATAAAGCGGTCGATCCCATCGAGACGCTGTTTGTGGTCGACGCTATGACGGGCCAGGACGCGGCCAATACTGCCAAGGCTTTCGGTGAGACCCTGCCACTGACCGGTGTGATTCTGACCAAGGTTGATGCCGATTCACGAGGTGGCGCCGCGCTCTCGGTGCGCTCCGTCACCGGTAAGCCCATCAAGTTCCTTGGGGTAGGGGAGAAGACTGACGCGCTAGACCCGTTCCACCCGGATCGCCTGGCCTCGCGTATTCTCGGTATGGGCGACGTGATGTCGCTGATCGAAGAGGCCGAGCAGAAGGTCGACAAGGAAAAAGCCGCCAAGCTCGCTCGCAAGGTCAAGAAAGGCCAGAAATTCGATCTGGAGGATTTCCGCGACCAGTTGCAGCAGATGAATAACATGGGCGGCATCACCGGTATGCTCGACAAGTTGCCCGGCATGGGCAATATGGCCCAGATGGCGCAGCAGAATCTCGATATGAAGCAGTTCGCTCGGATGGAGGCGATGATCAACTCCATGACGCCCGGCGAACGACGCAAGCCAGAGCTGATCCAGGGCGGCCGTAAGCGCCGGATCTGCAAAGGCTCAGGCACCCAGGTTCAGGACCTCAATCGCCTGCTGAAGCAGCACAAGCAGATGCAGAAAATGATGAAGAAAATGAAGGGCGGCGGCATGCAGAAGATGATGCGTGGTATGGGCGGTATGATGGGCGGCCCCGGCGGCGGCATGCCTCCGGGCATGGGCGGCGGCATGCCTCCCGGCTTTAAATAG